A portion of the Mycobacterium paraseoulense genome contains these proteins:
- a CDS encoding DUF6131 family protein produces the protein MIVLGVVLLILGFVFSVPLLWEIGVVVLVIGAVLWIMGSIGRPVAGRRYWY, from the coding sequence ATGATTGTCTTGGGCGTAGTCCTGCTTATTCTCGGATTTGTATTCAGCGTCCCGTTGCTGTGGGAAATCGGTGTCGTCGTGTTAGTCATCGGCGCCGTGTTGTGGATTATGGGCTCAATCGGCCGTCCAGTCGCCGGCCGGCGCTATTGGTATTAG
- a CDS encoding MmcQ/YjbR family DNA-binding protein, with protein MADRPARVSDVHEIAGSMPHVQRVEGPKGNVIYQVGGKSFVFFRTPQPDAADPETGEPYADVIMLWVESESDKLALTQDPASPFFTTDRFDGHPSVLVRAGRLAEISRTELAELIQDAWLSRASKRRAAGWLADHA; from the coding sequence GTGGCTGATCGACCGGCGCGGGTGAGCGACGTGCACGAGATCGCCGGGTCGATGCCGCACGTTCAGCGGGTGGAGGGCCCGAAGGGGAACGTCATCTATCAAGTCGGCGGGAAGTCCTTCGTGTTCTTCCGCACGCCGCAGCCCGACGCGGCCGACCCGGAGACCGGCGAACCATATGCCGACGTGATCATGCTCTGGGTGGAGTCCGAAAGTGACAAGTTGGCGCTGACCCAGGATCCCGCGTCCCCGTTCTTCACCACCGACCGTTTCGATGGGCATCCTTCGGTACTGGTGCGGGCCGGCCGATTGGCCGAAATCAGCAGGACCGAACTGGCCGAGCTGATCCAGGACGCGTGGCTTTCGCGGGCGTCGAAGAGGCGGGCCGCCGGGTGGCTCGCGGACCACGCCTAG